CGGGTTCACCGACGACGCGCCGCCATAGGGTGAGTTGTTGGTGTGGAAGAACTCGATGTGATTGACGTCGAAGCCGGCGACGAACTGGTTCGCAAGGCCGAAGATGTGACCGCTGAACGTTGCGTCCATCCGGTTACCGGACTGCTTCTGGTCGTGGAAGATCTCGATATAGCTGGAGCGGTCGATCAGCTGCGTCTTCGGATTCCAGGTGTAGTTCTCGATGTCGCGCCAGTGCCGCTCGCTGGTCAGGTAATAAAGCGTGTTGTTGACCTTGATGCCGTCGGCGACATCCCACTCGGTCTTGAACTGGGTCCAGCTGTCCTGGTAGCGGATCGCGCTGTCGGAGGCGTTGTAGTTCTTGAAGCGCAGCGCGTCCTGGATCGCGCCGTTGATCAACGGCGTGCCGAAATAGCGCGACGGGCTGCGATCGGCATAATCTTCCGACAGCGTGAAGGCGAGATTCTCCGACGCCTGCACGCGCACGGCGGCCGACACCGCCGCATTCGAGGTCTTGTCGCGATCGACCCAGCCGTTCGACATGTTGCCGGTGGCGTTGATGCGATACGACACATTGGGATTGATCGGACCGGTGCTGTCCACCGACAGCCGCCGCGTCATGTTGCTGTCGAGCGAAACCTCGGCCTCGTTGTAGGGCGTGTTCTGCGGCTTCTTCGGGATCACGTTGATGACGCCGCCGATCGCGCCTTCACCGTACAGCACCGAGGCCGGGCCGCGCAGCACTTCGATGCGCTGCGCCGACCAGGTGTCGTAGGGGAACGTCAGGGTGCCGGAGCCGATATAGAAGCGCGAGCCGTCGTAGAGCGTCATCACCGAGTTGCTGCCGGCAAAGCCGCGGGTGCTGAACGACAGGCCGCCATTGCCAGGCGCAGGCGTTGCGATGAAGCCGGCCGCGTTCTGGGTAACGGCATCGAGCACACTATGCTGGCCGCGTTCGGCGATGGTCTGCGCGGTGATGATCTCGACGCTCGCCGGCGTCTGCAGCGGCGTCAGGTTGAGGCGGCTGCCGGTGCCGCCTTGCGTGGTGGCATTGAGTGTCGGCGAAGCCGCCCCCGATGCGCCCGACGCTGCGGCGCGCGGCGCGCCGCCGGCTGCCGCGGCCGTTGCCGGCCTGGCGCGCTGCCGCGCGGTCGCGGTGTTGCTGCTTCGCGCCGCGGGTTTGGGCTTCGCGGATGCCGATGGTGCGACCTCGATCGGATCGAGCGTGGTGGGTGGAGCTGTTTGTGCTGAAGCTTCAGCCGGCAGCAACAATGATGACAAGGAGCAGACGAGACCGAGGCGCCAGTTGCGCGCAACGGAAGAAGACGAGGACATGAAACGACTCGCGGTAACGTGGCACGTCACCGCGAACGCGGACTGGCGCATTGCCGGAAAGGCAGTGCTCCGATCCCACCAGGACGCCCCCGCCCGATGTGCTCGCGTGTGACCACGACTGACGGCAGGTCTCCTGGCTCACGGGTCATCGCCTGTTGACGCCTTCCCGAGCTGAGTAGCCCAGTGGCAAATTGACGAAAGGCTCGCCGTTTACAGTTGCGGGGACAGCTGCGGCATTGGGTTACCCTCGCACCGCATTCCCTTTTGATCCCCGAAGGGAACCGTCGCCGAAATTGATAGGAGGTGCCGGCTGGGCTGTCAATTCGATGCGATTGTCGCACGCATGCTTTGCGCGATTGTGCTGCGGCGATGACACAGCCGTTTGCTGACGCGGAGGCTTATTGTCCCGTCATCCTGCTTCGACGCATCCCTGCATGATCTCATCGATCTCGGCACGCGAGAGCGCTCCCATCTCGGCGATGAACACTAGCCGCGTGCGCGGTACACCGGGCGCCGGGACACCGCCTGCAGCCAGCTTCGCGCGGCCGCCGGCGAGTTGAAATACCGTCAGCCGTCCGGGCTGCTCCACCGTCTCGAACAATCCCTTCGCCCGCGCCAGCTTCGGCGCCAGTTTGCCGATCGCCTGCTGCAGGCGCGGCAGAAGCACCGGCCGCTCCGAGGTCCAACTCAGCGTCTCGAAGCGATCGGTCGCCGGCCGTCGCGGCGCGGGCTCGCGCGGCGCCGGCACATGATCGAGATCAGCCGGAAACAGCAGCGCGGCCGGCACCTCGCCATGCAGGGTATCGACCACCACGGCCGCCGGACGCACCGTCCGCACGGCGGCGCGAATCGTGGCGCAGGCGGCGGCATCGGCGAGATCCACCTTGCTCAACGCCACCACATCCGCCGCCCGCAGCTGCGAGCGCAGCAGTGCATCATCCAGCGCTGTCACCGGTTGCGTCGCATCGACCACGCAGAGCACCGTCTCCAGCGGCGCCTCCCTCCAGATCACCGGATCCATCAGATTGCGCACGATGTCGGCGGGATCAGCGATCCCGCTGGTCTCGATCACGATGAACTCCGGACGCGGATCACGCCGCAGCAGGGTTGCGAGCGTGCGCAGCAGGTCGCCCTCCAGCGTGCAGCAGATGCAGCCGTTGCTCAGGCTGACCACGCCATCACTGGCGCCGGCGATCAACTCCGCGTCGATGTTGATCGCGCCGAAATCGTTCACAACGGCGGCGATGCGCTTGCCTTGCGCATGGGCCAGCAGATGGTTGACGACCGTGGTCTTGCCGACCCCGAGGAAGCCCGCGACCAGCAGGATCGGGACCGGCACGTCAGCCCCCGGTGACCGGCCGGCGCACCGGCCGGCCGGGCCGCGCCGCGACATCGAGCACGCCGTCATTGATCAGCGGCTGGCCGCTGACCACGAGGTGCCGCACACCTTCCGCCGGACGGTTCATCGCCGAGAAGGTCGCACGGTCGCTTAGCGTCTCATAGTCGAACGCGACGATGTCGGCGTCGGCGCCCGCCTGCAGCCTGCCCTTGGCGCGCATCGCCGGCGTGCTCGCCGACAGGATCTCGGCCGGAATCAGCGCGCATTTGCGGATGCCCTCGAGCAGCGACACCTTCTTGCGCTCGCGCACCCATTCGCGGATGAAGCGGGTGAAGCAGCCCGCCGAGCGCGGATGTGAGGTGGCATCGTCCGGCAGCGGCCAGGCGTCGCCGGTGTAGGGGCGGCCGTCCGACAGCGTCCACGGCATCGCGTCGGAGGCGATCGCACCGCCCGGATACAACACCGCCATGTCGAGCAGATCGCGATGATGCGCGTTGTTCTCGATGTCGAGCACATGCCACAGCACCAGCGTGGAGGGCTCAGCGGCCTGGGCCGCCAGCAACTCCTCGCGGCTGCCGAAGCGATGCCCGTCGGTGACGCGCTGCACCGAATCATAGCCGAGGCCGTTGCGCTCCTCGAATTTGGGATCGCTGAAGAAGGTCGCCGCCAGCACGGTCGAGCCGGTGCCATAAGGATAAGCCTCCACCGTGATCGGCAGGCCCTGCGCCTGCGCTTTCGCGATCAGCGCGACGCAGCGCTCGATGTCGGTCTTGCTCGACGAGTTGAAGTGGCAGATGTGCATATGCGCGCCGGTGGCGCCGGCATAGCCGATCAGGCGGATATAGGCTTCGGCCGCGCTCTCGGGATCGATCCGCGACATGTAGGCGACGTGGGTGAAGGTCGGCACCGCGTGATCGGCGGCGAGCTGGCACACCGCGGTCAATTCCTGCACGCCGGCGCCGGGGGCATAGGCGTTGAGAATGCCGATGCCGATGCCGCCCTCGTTCAGGCCGTTGGCGAGACGCTCGAGGATGCCGGCGACCTCGCCGTCGGTCGCCACGTTCTCGATCCAGCGGCGATCGCGCATCGCCGCGCCGAACGATTCCAGCGAGCTTTCCGAATTGGAGCCGGTCATCGCGCCGATCCGTGCGAAGGCCCAGTTGGTCGCGGCGCCGTAATTCAGCACCCGCCCCTTCTCGGCCTGGCGCTTGTACCAGGATGCCACCGGCAGCACGCCGGCCTCGAGGTCGAGCGATGTCGTCACCCCGTCGAACGCCTGCATGCGATCGGCCGGAATGGTCTGGCCATGCGCGTGCAGGTCGATGAAGCCCGGCGCGACTACGAGGCCGGTCGCGTCGATCTGGCGCTCGGCGCCGCCAAGGCCGGTGCCGACAGCAGCGATCTTGCCGTCGACCACGGCGACGTCACCGATCGCGTCCATCCCGCTGGCCGGATCCACCACCCGGCCGCCGCTGATCACCAAACCACCCATCTCGCCACTCCCCGCATTGCCCGAAACCGACCGGTCTCATTTCGGGCACAGAGAAGCGCATCACACGCATCACAGCAACCGGGCCAGGGTTGTGGCGACATGCTCTGGCGGAATATCCGCCGCGCCGTGACGGCGATTGCAGGGGAGCCGCTGCCTACGTTCCGGTTGCACGCCGCGACGGCAACCCTCGCCAGAGATCGTTGCCCGGCTTGATGCGGCCCGCCAGCAGTTTCGGCGGCGTGCTCTCCTTGGCGATCGCCGCCTCGAACGCACGCTTGAGCCTGACATTGTCGATCTGCGCCAGGAATCGCCGAATCACGGCGGCCCGATCCACTCCCCGGCCCGAGATCGCCGCGCACAGCTCCGCGGTCGTCCTGCGGAAGAAGTGGAAGGCATCATCGGCCGCACCGCCGAGCCGGTCGACCTCGCCGGCGACGCCGAGCGCGTGGATCCGATCGTCGTCATCGAGCGTCACGGCAAAGCGCAGCACCGCAAGCTGCCAGGCACAAAGCAGCCTGCTCTCCGGTTCGCTCACCATCTCGCGCATCAGTCGAACACCCCGCGCGACTGAGCTGCCTCGGTTGTCGAGGGAGGTCCGGCGCGGCGCGACTATCCTTGCGCGACAATAGGTTTTCGAGGGGAGCGCGCCGGCGATCGCATAGGAATCGCATAGACGGAGCGCGCGGAGTCCGATCCGCTCAGATGCCCTCGAACTGCAAGCGCGCCAGCCGCGCATAGAGGCCGCCCACGGCGACCAGCTCGGCGTGCGTGCCCTGCTCGACGATCCTGCCCTGGTCCATGACAAGGATGCGGTCGCAGGACAGCACGGTCGCCAGCCGATGCGCGATGACCAGCGTGGTGCGGTGGCGCATCAGTTCCTCCAGCGCGGTCTGCACCAGCGTCTCGCTCTCGGCGTCGAGCGCCGAGGTCGCCTCGTCGAGCAGCAGCAGCGGCGCATCGCGCAGGATCGCGCGCGCGATCGCGATGCGCTGGCGCTGGCCACCGGACAGCGTCACCCCGCGCTCGCCGAGCTGGGCGTCGAAGCCATCAGGCAGGCGGCGCAGGAATTCGGTGGCATGCGCGAGCTCGGCGGCGCGCTCGACCTCGGCATCGGTGGCATCGGGGCGGCCGAACCGGATGTTCTCGCGAGCGCTCGCGGCGAACACCACGGAATCCTGCGGCACCAGCGCGATCCGCGCCCGCACCTCGGCCGGATCGGCCTGCCGGATCGGCACGCCGTCGAGCGAGATGGTGCCCGATTTCGGATCGTAGAAGCGCAGCAGCAGATGGAACAGCGTGCTCTTGCCGGCGCCGGAGGGGCCGACGATCGCGACCTTCTCGCCTGATCGGACCGAGAGCGACACGCCGTCGACCGCCAGCGCATGGGGCCGGGTCGGATAGGCGAAGCTGACATTATCGAAGCCGACATCGCCGCGCGCCGGCTGCGGCAGCGCGCGCGGCGAGGGAGGCGCTGCGATCTGCGGCCTGACGCGCAGGATCTCGAACAGCCGTTCGGCGGCGCCCGACGCGGCCGAGACCTCGCCCCAGACCTCGCTGAGCTGGCCGAGGCCGCTGGCCGCGAAGGCCGTATAGAGAATGAACTGGCCGAGCCGGCCCGGACTGATGGTGCCGACCAGCACGTCGTGCGAGCCGACCCACAGGATCACGACGACGCTGGCGAACACGATGAAGATGACGATCAGGGTCAGCACCGCGCGCGCCTTGGTCGAGCTGCGCGCGGCCTCATAGGCCTGCTCGACCTCGCGGCTGAAGCGCGTCCGGGCGAGCCGCTCGCCGGTATAGGCCTGCACGGTGCGGATCGCGTTGACCAGCTCGGACGCGTAAGCGCTGGCATCGGCCAGCGTGTCCTGGGCGTTGCGCGACAGCCGCCGCACCCAGCGGCCGAACGCGACCAGCGGAATCACGATGATCGGGATCGCGAGCAGCACGAAGCCAGACAACCTTGGGCTCGTGATCACCATCATCGCGGCGGCGCCGAAGAACAGCATCACATTGCGCAGCGCGATCGAGACCGAGGCGCCGACCGCGGACTTGATCTGCGTGGTATCGGCGGTGAGTCGCGACACCAGTTCGCCCGAGCGGGCCGAATCGAAGAACGAGGGCGACAGCGAGATCAGATGCGCGAACACGTCGCGCCGGAGATCGGCGACGATGCGCTCGCCGATCGTCATCACGAGATAGTAGCGCGAGGCGCTGGCGCAGGCGAGCACCGCGACCACCGCGATCATCACGCTGAAATAGCTGTTGATCATCGCGATGCCTTCGGGCGTGAAGCCGAGGTCGATCATCCGCCGCACCGCGACCGGCACGACCAGCGTGGTGATCGCCGCAATCGTCAGCGAGATCAGCGCCAGGATCGCCCGCCCCTTGTAGCGCGCCACATAGGGTGCGAGCGCAAGCAGGGGGCGCAAACGCGCACGGCTCTTCGCCGGCTCCGCGATCTGGCTCTCGATCAAGGCTTCCTCATCGAGCAGCGCGTCGCGCGGAGGCTCGGGGGCGCCTCGAGGGGTCTCAAGCTGTTCGGCTGCACTCATTATTCTTAGACCGGTTCTATCGCCCCCCACATAGGCCCGCCGACCCCCGGCTGGCAAATCCGGTAAAGTCCCAATGCGGTGATGGGCTTAAGCCCTTTCTTGGCTTGTTTTGGGGGTCTCCATGGGTTATAGAGCCGCCCAAATCCCGTATCCCAGACATCTTGAGACGGGCGCCGGCGCGCCGAAGGAACTGTCATGAAAGCCGATATTCATCCGAATTATCATACGATTAAGGTCGTCATGACCGACGGCACCGAGTACCTGACCCGCTCCACCTGGGGCAAGGAAGGCGACACGCTGAACCTCGACATCGATCCCAAGTCGCATCCGGCCTGGACCGGCGGCACCCAGCAGCTGATGGACCGCGGCGGCCGCGTCTCGCGCTTCCAGAAGAAGTTTTCGGGGTTCCTCAAGAAGGACTAAAGTCCGCTTCGAGATTGCCTTCACTGTCGAATGCAAAACGCCTTCGTTTCGGAGGCGTTTTTGTTTTGGGGGGCGGCCGTCGGTCGGCAGAGAATATGCGACGCGCTTGTGCCCACCATCGTCGTCCCTGCGAAAGCATGGCCTTCGCCGGGACGATAGGGAGTGTGTGGCACGCTCGCGACGTCCAGAGACGCAGGGCTTGCGTTCAACCGGAACAGACAACCTGCGGCAGGTCCGACCTAGCGCGGACGTTTTGGTCGCTTGAGCTCGGCGACCTTGAACTTCCCAGCGGCCTGCAGACTGCTGCAAAGCCACCAGGCCCGATTGCGATACTCGCCCAGGAACCACTTGGTCTCGACGCAATCCACATAGGATTTGTAGGTCAGATTGTCGCGGCATGTTGCCGAGAACGGTCCATAGGTTTGTCCGCCACCCGACTCGCTGCACCCCACCCAGGGGTCCTTGCCGTGCGGCATGCTCGACTCGCAACCACCATTGCAATTGCTGGCGACCTTCTCCAGCGCGGCAATCCTGCCCATCACGGAATCCGGCGACGGCGCGCGCGCTGACGATGACGACGTCTGAGCGGTTCTCGATCTCCGGTGCGATGCCCCTGCGGTCGCCGCCTGCGTCGGCCGATTTGGCCGTACCGCCGGCTTCGGCGCTTCGACCGTGATGGAAGGAAGCGGCTTGGCGGAATCGGTTTGTGACGCCGCCGGGCCGCACAGCACGACGCTCGACAAGACAGCGGCAGCTGAAGGCGCGACAAAGCGTGACGACAATCTCATGACATGCCCTCCCAAATGCGGGACGGAACAGCCGTCCCGAGAAGCGCACGGTACCATACATCCCGGATTGCGCTACCGAGGGTTGAGGATCTTTCCGCCGATTACCAGCCGTTTCCGAGATTGATGAAGACCCGCCCTGGATCCACGGAAGCAGCTCGTAGCGCAGGCCGGCGAAGCCGTTGTCGCCCTCCTTGCCATTGATCGACAACGCCTGCGCCTAACGATCCCCGAACGCCAGCCGTGCGCCGAGCGCGACCAGGATGCTGCCGCCGATCCGCTGCATGATCCGCTGCGAGGTGCGCGAGCGTTGCAGCTTCGACATCACGGCGCTGGCAAAGAACACGCAGACGATATCGACCGCTGAGAAGGTCAGGTTGACCGTCGTACCGAGCAGGAGCAGCTGGGCCCAGACCGGCAAGCTTGCCGTCGCGTCGACGAACTGCGGCAGGAACGCCAGGAAGAAGATCGCGGTTTTCGGATTGAGCACCTCGACGACGATGCTTTGCGCGAAGGCGCGCTCCGCGGAGAGCGGCGCCAGCTCGGGGCGCCTCGTCGTGTTACGATCACGGAACAGCGACAGGCCGAGCCAGACCAGATAGGCCGAGCCGGCGAGCTTCATCGCGGTGAATAGCGGCGGCACCGCGTGAAACAGCAGTGCAAGGCCGGCAGCCGCGGCGATGACATGGACATAGCCGCCGAGATGCAGGCCGAGCGAGGCCATCAGCCCCGCGCGCCGGCCGCCCGCGAGCGTGCGGGCGGCGGCGTACAGCATGGCCGGCCCCGGGATCAGCGCGAAGGTCGCGGTCGTGATCGCGAAGGCAAGGTACAATTCCATCGTGTGCTTTATCTCAGTTCGCCGGAATCAGCGCCGCGACCTCACGGTCATGAGGATTGTCGCTTTCGCCGAGCCCCGCGATGACGCCGGCGCGATCCTCGAGCTTGCGGTTCTGGCTCATCTTCTTCTTGGCGTCGATCCGGCTGATCGGCATCCGGAAGCCGACGATGCCGCGCAGCTGCGCCTTGATGAAATCATCGGGCGCATCGCTGACCTGCCAGGCTTCCTTGCGCGAACTCTCGTGCAGCCTGGTCAACCGGGTGACGACGTCGAGCAGACGGTCGGCATCCTCGAAGAACTCGGCCACCCCATAGGCGTGCACGGCGACGTAATTCCAGGTCGGCACCACCTTGCCGTGCTCGGCCTTGGTCACATACCAGGACGGCGTCACATAGGCGTCGGGCCCCATGAAGATCGCCATCGCCTCGCCGACAGCGGGCAGCTTCCACTGCGGATTGGGCCGTGCGACGTGACCGTAGAGCGTGCCGTAATCGCCCTCGTCTTCACTGAGGATCAGCGGCAGCGGCGTACCAATCAGGCCGTCCGCGGTCGCGGTGACCAGCGTCGCGAGCCGTGAGGCCCGCATCGCGGCGTGGATCGGGCCGAGCTCTTCCATCTTGAAATGCAGCGGCAGGTACATGGACAGACCTCTTCGACCTCATCGATTGCTGCTCGCACAATAGCGCAGAAGTGGCCTATGATAAGAGCCACTTTCACGACCTGCGATAGAAGCGGCAACTCTCAGCAGCTCGGGGCATGTGCCATGACCGATGATTTTCGGTACTCGATCGATCTGTCGATGGCACAGGCGAGAGCCGAGAAGGTCATCGAATGCATGAAGCGGCTCAGGGACCAGCACGATCTCCGCCGCTTCGAATACACCAACCACCTCCGGGTTGCTCCGACGGAGATACCCCACAGTCACCCGGTGCTAACGCTCAACACCGCCTCGCACGATCCCGAGGCGATCCTCTGCGAATACCTGCATGAGCAAATGCATTGGTATCTGGTGAGATTGGACTGTGCGAGCGAAGGCGCGCCAGTGATCACCGCGCTGAAGCAGCGCTACCCGGAAGCGCCGGTCGGATTTCCGGACGGCGCGAACGATGAATACTCAACGTACTTGCACCTGCTGGTGAACTGGCTGGAGATCGAAGCGGCGTCACAGGTTATCGGACGCGAGCGCGTGATGGAGATCGTCGGCCGCAAGCACTATTACCAGTGGATTTATCGCACCGTGCTGTCCGACCGGGACAGCCTCGAAGCGATGTTCCTGACGCACGGCATCGTGCCGATCGCGCCCGCCCCGGTAACGATCCCTCTCGCTGATCCTACTGCTCGAACGCCGCCTTGAGGCGGTTGAGCTGCGGCACCAGCGGGTTGCCGATCGACGAGCGATCGGGCGCCGGCGCGTGGATCGTGGTGTCGAGGCGGCGGACGCGCGCCTGCAGGTCCATCGAGCGGGCGATCAGCTGCTGCAATTGCTCGGGCAGCTTGGTGACCATGTCGGCCGGGCCGGGATCGGCGGCCGACAGCTTGACCTTGGTCTTCTCGCGATTGGCCTGGGTCAGCGTCATCTCGCCTTCCTTGACTGCGCGATGCAGCAGCAGCCAGGACGCGAGCTGCATCAGCCGCGTGGTCAGGCGCATGCTTTCGGTGGCATAGGTCAGGCTCACGGACCGTTCCAGCGCCTTGGCCTCGGCTCGGCCGTCGCCGTCGAGATAGGCCGCGGTCTGCTCGACCAGGTCCATGCCTTCCCGGAACAGCACGCCGAATGCCGCAGAATTGGTCAGCCGTTCACTGAACAGCACAAGCCCGGCTTCGTTCTGGGAACGATCGGCCATGGTTAACGCCCTCACACCATCGTAACGCCCGCCGGCATCTCGCGCGCCAGCTTATGATGAACAAATCATTGCGCGGGCGCGCCGAAGAGTCCAGCCGCAACCGGATTTATGGTTTCCAGCCGTGGACGCAACAAAAAAGAGCCGCCGTTTCCGGCGGCTTTTGAAGTTGATAACAGGGAGGCGTCAAACAGAGTGGACAGGAGCCACTCGGTGTCCAAACGAGGACAATGCAGTCATAATCGAGAAAGCTTAACCGATCGTAAATGAACGGTTTTCTTCAGGCTTTGTTTGCCATGTCGGCCATTGACCTAGTTTGAGACAGGCCCCCAACGAGTCGTCCCGGCGAAGGCCGGGACCCATAACCACCAATGCCCGCGTTGCGCGCGGCTGCGGCCAGCCCTGCGCGACTAGAGACAGCTGTGGTTATGAGTCCTGGATCGCGCTCGCTTTGCTCGCTTGTCCGGGACGACGCGATGTGAGGTCGGAAGCTACGACTTGAAGAACGCGTTCGCGGCATCCTTCGAGGCGCGCTTCTTGGTCATCGCCTCTTTCAAGCGATCGACTTCGGTCATGAGCAGCGCGATGCGTTCGGTCAATTCTTCGAC
The window above is part of the Bradyrhizobium sp. PSBB068 genome. Proteins encoded here:
- a CDS encoding TonB-dependent siderophore receptor: MSSSSSVARNWRLGLVCSLSSLLLPAEASAQTAPPTTLDPIEVAPSASAKPKPAARSSNTATARQRARPATAAAAGGAPRAAASGASGAASPTLNATTQGGTGSRLNLTPLQTPASVEIITAQTIAERGQHSVLDAVTQNAAGFIATPAPGNGGLSFSTRGFAGSNSVMTLYDGSRFYIGSGTLTFPYDTWSAQRIEVLRGPASVLYGEGAIGGVINVIPKKPQNTPYNEAEVSLDSNMTRRLSVDSTGPINPNVSYRINATGNMSNGWVDRDKTSNAAVSAAVRVQASENLAFTLSEDYADRSPSRYFGTPLINGAIQDALRFKNYNASDSAIRYQDSWTQFKTEWDVADGIKVNNTLYYLTSERHWRDIENYTWNPKTQLIDRSSYIEIFHDQKQSGNRMDATFSGHIFGLANQFVAGFDVNHIEFFHTNNSPYGGASSVNPYVFDPGSFFATTTATAPGFNSIVNQYALFAEDRLKLTDQLSLVTGVRYDRPEIDRTDYKIPGNSFETTLSGTSWRTGLVYEPIKDLALYGQYAVGVDPVGNLISLSASQKNFQLASGKQTEIGVKQSFLGGRGEWTLAGYEIVKNNLLIADPGNPGYSLQVGQQSSRGVEASVGLALDYGWRIDANTALLRAKYDNNSQLVGGKIVSYAGNVPVNVPQQVSNVWLTWDFAPNWSVYGGVQIVGAMYSDLANTQRRPGYNVVNGGIRWKPDDRTTVAFRVYNLFDQVYAVTANGTGQWLLGMPRTAELSVNVKF
- a CDS encoding GTP-binding protein, with product MPVPILLVAGFLGVGKTTVVNHLLAHAQGKRIAAVVNDFGAINIDAELIAGASDGVVSLSNGCICCTLEGDLLRTLATLLRRDPRPEFIVIETSGIADPADIVRNLMDPVIWREAPLETVLCVVDATQPVTALDDALLRSQLRAADVVALSKVDLADAAACATIRAAVRTVRPAAVVVDTLHGEVPAALLFPADLDHVPAPREPAPRRPATDRFETLSWTSERPVLLPRLQQAIGKLAPKLARAKGLFETVEQPGRLTVFQLAGGRAKLAAGGVPAPGVPRTRLVFIAEMGALSRAEIDEIMQGCVEAG
- a CDS encoding amidohydrolase family protein; the protein is MGGLVISGGRVVDPASGMDAIGDVAVVDGKIAAVGTGLGGAERQIDATGLVVAPGFIDLHAHGQTIPADRMQAFDGVTTSLDLEAGVLPVASWYKRQAEKGRVLNYGAATNWAFARIGAMTGSNSESSLESFGAAMRDRRWIENVATDGEVAGILERLANGLNEGGIGIGILNAYAPGAGVQELTAVCQLAADHAVPTFTHVAYMSRIDPESAAEAYIRLIGYAGATGAHMHICHFNSSSKTDIERCVALIAKAQAQGLPITVEAYPYGTGSTVLAATFFSDPKFEERNGLGYDSVQRVTDGHRFGSREELLAAQAAEPSTLVLWHVLDIENNAHHRDLLDMAVLYPGGAIASDAMPWTLSDGRPYTGDAWPLPDDATSHPRSAGCFTRFIREWVRERKKVSLLEGIRKCALIPAEILSASTPAMRAKGRLQAGADADIVAFDYETLSDRATFSAMNRPAEGVRHLVVSGQPLINDGVLDVAARPGRPVRRPVTGG
- a CDS encoding ABC transporter ATP-binding protein/permease, whose translation is MSAAEQLETPRGAPEPPRDALLDEEALIESQIAEPAKSRARLRPLLALAPYVARYKGRAILALISLTIAAITTLVVPVAVRRMIDLGFTPEGIAMINSYFSVMIAVVAVLACASASRYYLVMTIGERIVADLRRDVFAHLISLSPSFFDSARSGELVSRLTADTTQIKSAVGASVSIALRNVMLFFGAAAMMVITSPRLSGFVLLAIPIIVIPLVAFGRWVRRLSRNAQDTLADASAYASELVNAIRTVQAYTGERLARTRFSREVEQAYEAARSSTKARAVLTLIVIFIVFASVVVILWVGSHDVLVGTISPGRLGQFILYTAFAASGLGQLSEVWGEVSAASGAAERLFEILRVRPQIAAPPSPRALPQPARGDVGFDNVSFAYPTRPHALAVDGVSLSVRSGEKVAIVGPSGAGKSTLFHLLLRFYDPKSGTISLDGVPIRQADPAEVRARIALVPQDSVVFAASARENIRFGRPDATDAEVERAAELAHATEFLRRLPDGFDAQLGERGVTLSGGQRQRIAIARAILRDAPLLLLDEATSALDAESETLVQTALEELMRHRTTLVIAHRLATVLSCDRILVMDQGRIVEQGTHAELVAVGGLYARLARLQFEGI
- the rpmE gene encoding 50S ribosomal protein L31; protein product: MKADIHPNYHTIKVVMTDGTEYLTRSTWGKEGDTLNLDIDPKSHPAWTGGTQQLMDRGGRVSRFQKKFSGFLKKD
- a CDS encoding LysE family translocator, which produces MELYLAFAITTATFALIPGPAMLYAAARTLAGGRRAGLMASLGLHLGGYVHVIAAAAGLALLFHAVPPLFTAMKLAGSAYLVWLGLSLFRDRNTTRRPELAPLSAERAFAQSIVVEVLNPKTAIFFLAFLPQFVDATASLPVWAQLLLLGTTVNLTFSAVDIVCVFFASAVMSKLQRSRTSQRIMQRIGGSILVALGARLAFGDR
- a CDS encoding FMN-binding negative transcriptional regulator, whose amino-acid sequence is MYLPLHFKMEELGPIHAAMRASRLATLVTATADGLIGTPLPLILSEDEGDYGTLYGHVARPNPQWKLPAVGEAMAIFMGPDAYVTPSWYVTKAEHGKVVPTWNYVAVHAYGVAEFFEDADRLLDVVTRLTRLHESSRKEAWQVSDAPDDFIKAQLRGIVGFRMPISRIDAKKKMSQNRKLEDRAGVIAGLGESDNPHDREVAALIPAN
- a CDS encoding DUF1465 family protein; protein product: MADRSQNEAGLVLFSERLTNSAAFGVLFREGMDLVEQTAAYLDGDGRAEAKALERSVSLTYATESMRLTTRLMQLASWLLLHRAVKEGEMTLTQANREKTKVKLSAADPGPADMVTKLPEQLQQLIARSMDLQARVRRLDTTIHAPAPDRSSIGNPLVPQLNRLKAAFEQ
- a CDS encoding DUF1192 domain-containing protein; the encoded protein is MPIEDEDRPRKKISHEIGQDLSLLSVEELTERIALLMTEVDRLKEAMTKKRASKDAANAFFKS